One window of Pseudacidobacterium ailaaui genomic DNA carries:
- a CDS encoding zinc ribbon domain-containing protein → MFCSGCGQAMQAFEQVCPRCGRPVPPMPAARPVPSSRVQRHLHPMATLWIVWAVWNMLAWMIALPFFAGFMGGWQHWGSPGHGFYAFGPGFPFMHMMWLPWVITATVVLRSALAAATGFALLRRAPWGRTLAIVTAFLTLIKPITGTILSIYTLWVLLPFPSGQEYEQMAVH, encoded by the coding sequence ATGTTCTGCTCTGGTTGTGGACAAGCCATGCAGGCCTTTGAACAGGTCTGCCCGCGATGCGGACGGCCCGTACCTCCGATGCCGGCGGCCCGCCCGGTCCCTTCTTCCCGCGTGCAACGTCATCTGCATCCCATGGCGACGCTCTGGATTGTCTGGGCCGTCTGGAACATGCTGGCCTGGATGATCGCGCTGCCGTTCTTTGCGGGCTTTATGGGCGGATGGCAGCATTGGGGTTCGCCGGGACATGGCTTCTATGCCTTTGGCCCTGGATTTCCCTTCATGCACATGATGTGGCTGCCCTGGGTCATCACTGCCACAGTGGTCCTTCGCTCGGCCCTGGCTGCTGCCACCGGGTTTGCTCTTCTCCGCCGCGCACCGTGGGGCCGCACGCTGGCCATCGTGACCGCTTTCCTGACGCTGATCAAACCAATCACCGGGACCATCCTGTCCATTTATACGCTGTGGGTGCTGCTGCCTTTTCCCTCCGGACAGGAGTATGAGCAGATGGCGGTGCATTAA
- the hemB gene encoding porphobilinogen synthase has product MEYPVTRLRRLRSSEAMRSFVRETHLEPGALVCPLFICPGEGVRNPIASMPGVFNLSIDEALKEAEKAASLGIGGLLLFGLPESKDEQGSGAWSEDGIVQRALRELKKSAALRDLLLLADVCLCEYTSHGHCGLVKKQGEAYEIENDSSVRLIARTAVSLARAGADIVAPSDMMDGRVAAIRDDLDEAGLEKVPILSYASKFASAFYGPFREAADSAPQFGDRRSYQMDGANLREAMREIELDLAEGADMILMKPAMPYLDVIRAARERFDVPIGAYQVSGEYSMLQAAFAKGWLEPERAMMESLLSIRRAGAGFIVTYFALEAAKLLG; this is encoded by the coding sequence ATGGAGTATCCTGTCACCCGCCTGCGCCGTCTGCGGTCGAGCGAAGCCATGCGCTCTTTTGTACGTGAGACCCACCTGGAGCCGGGTGCGCTTGTCTGTCCGCTTTTCATCTGTCCGGGAGAAGGTGTACGGAACCCCATCGCTTCCATGCCGGGGGTCTTCAATCTTTCCATCGACGAGGCCCTGAAGGAGGCAGAAAAGGCCGCCAGCCTGGGCATCGGAGGCTTACTGCTGTTTGGCCTGCCCGAGAGCAAGGACGAGCAAGGCTCCGGCGCATGGAGCGAAGACGGGATCGTGCAGCGTGCTCTTCGCGAGTTGAAAAAGAGCGCAGCGCTCCGGGACCTTCTGCTGCTTGCCGATGTTTGTCTCTGCGAATACACCTCGCACGGACACTGTGGTCTGGTGAAGAAGCAGGGCGAAGCATACGAGATTGAAAACGACTCCAGTGTGCGCCTGATTGCCCGCACCGCGGTTTCCCTCGCCCGGGCCGGTGCAGACATTGTGGCCCCAAGCGACATGATGGATGGTCGCGTGGCCGCGATCCGTGACGACCTCGACGAGGCGGGACTCGAAAAGGTCCCGATTCTTTCTTACGCCTCAAAGTTCGCCTCGGCCTTTTACGGCCCCTTCCGCGAGGCGGCAGATTCGGCCCCCCAGTTTGGCGACCGGCGCAGCTACCAGATGGATGGGGCAAACCTGCGCGAGGCCATGCGTGAAATTGAACTGGACCTGGCCGAAGGCGCAGACATGATCCTGATGAAGCCCGCCATGCCCTACCTCGATGTCATCCGCGCCGCGCGCGAGCGCTTTGACGTGCCCATCGGTGCCTATCAGGTCTCCGGCGAATACTCTATGCTGCAGGCCGCCTTTGCCAAAGGCTGGCTGGAACCCGAGCGGGCGATGATGGAATCGCTGCTCTCTATCCGCCGCGCCGGGGCGGGATTTATCGTGACGTACTTCGCCCTGGAAGCCGCGAAGTTGCTCGGTTAG
- a CDS encoding 2-hydroxyacid dehydrogenase, whose amino-acid sequence MIRVGVPHWTSKDLLAKLPAEAEIVVLPEQPSSPVEIDFWIAPLFPRQAGPVAPYLRGVKVVQSLLAGVDWLRSLVPQGALLCDAQGVHNVATSEWAVAAILAWTKFFPFYFDLQRQQQWITRELADAHYHSVFGGNHSPYPPVLIEELEGKTVLIVGYGSIGSSIEERLSPFGVNVLRIARTARPGVEAVDKLPHLLPLADIVVLIVPFTQQTRGLMNAEMIAKMKQGALLVNAARGPVVETGALVKALEEKRIRAALDVTDPEPLPPGHPLWKAPNLLLTPHIGGSSPLFMPRAFQFAGEQVLRFMSGGPLLNVVQGEY is encoded by the coding sequence ATGATCAGGGTCGGCGTTCCACACTGGACAAGCAAAGATCTTCTGGCCAAGCTTCCTGCTGAAGCGGAGATAGTGGTTTTACCGGAGCAGCCTTCGTCGCCGGTGGAAATCGACTTCTGGATTGCACCCCTGTTTCCGCGGCAGGCCGGGCCGGTGGCCCCGTACCTGCGCGGGGTGAAGGTGGTGCAGTCGCTGCTGGCCGGAGTGGACTGGCTACGCAGTCTGGTCCCGCAGGGCGCGCTGCTTTGTGATGCACAAGGCGTCCACAACGTCGCCACTTCAGAGTGGGCGGTGGCCGCCATCCTCGCCTGGACCAAATTCTTCCCGTTTTATTTTGATCTGCAGCGGCAGCAGCAGTGGATCACGCGCGAGCTGGCCGATGCCCATTACCATTCCGTCTTCGGCGGAAACCACAGCCCTTACCCTCCGGTGCTGATTGAGGAGCTGGAAGGAAAGACCGTGCTGATTGTAGGGTATGGGTCCATCGGGAGCTCGATTGAGGAGCGGCTGTCTCCGTTTGGGGTGAATGTCCTTCGCATTGCGCGCACGGCCCGTCCGGGTGTGGAAGCAGTGGACAAGCTGCCCCATCTGCTGCCGCTGGCCGACATTGTTGTGCTGATTGTACCCTTCACCCAGCAGACCCGCGGCCTGATGAACGCCGAGATGATTGCCAAAATGAAGCAGGGCGCGCTGCTGGTCAATGCGGCCCGCGGTCCGGTGGTCGAGACTGGCGCCCTGGTGAAGGCCCTTGAAGAAAAGCGCATCCGGGCCGCGCTCGACGTCACCGATCCCGAGCCGCTGCCACCCGGCCATCCATTGTGGAAAGCGCCGAACCTGTTGCTGACGCCGCATATCGGTGGGTCGAGTCCGCTGTTTATGCCGCGTGCATTTCAGTTTGCGGGCGAGCAGGTGCTGCGCTTTATGAGCGGAGGGCCTCTGCTGAATGTGGTCCAGGGGGAGTATTGA
- a CDS encoding pyridoxal phosphate-dependent aminotransferase codes for MTTKKHTLRLARRLEEVGFSDIVQIRNKVLELRAAGQTVHAFHGGEPFFETPDAVKFAMVRALVENKTKYAPSSGIPVLREALAEKLKRRNRLHVSSDDVLITAGGAHALYVAFQAVLDPGDDMLLFSPYWTPIRDMVTGTQARALLVPTATARRNGLTKTLEEFATPHTKAIYYNTPQNPTGIVFSRAEAEEVAAFAKKHNLIVIADEAYEDLVYEGEHVSIASLPGMAERTITAYTFSKSYGMTGWRIGYIVAREPFMTGLRKLVLYSANGVSTPTQWAALEALSLPQSYFDDRLKEYRQRRDLLVRGLNALGLECDPPAGAFYAMPSITRIHRDSRKAAALLLEKAHVATIPGVVFGAQGEGHVRFGYSVPLPAIEAGLEALSKFLK; via the coding sequence ATGACGACGAAGAAACACACCCTGCGTCTGGCCAGACGGCTGGAAGAAGTCGGATTTTCTGATATTGTTCAGATACGCAATAAGGTCCTGGAGCTGCGTGCCGCCGGACAGACGGTCCATGCTTTTCATGGGGGCGAGCCATTTTTTGAAACACCGGATGCGGTAAAGTTCGCCATGGTCCGCGCCCTGGTGGAAAACAAGACGAAGTATGCTCCTTCTTCCGGCATTCCCGTGCTGCGTGAAGCGCTGGCAGAAAAACTGAAACGACGCAACCGGCTCCATGTCAGCAGTGATGATGTGCTCATTACCGCTGGAGGGGCGCACGCCCTTTATGTGGCCTTTCAGGCCGTGCTGGACCCCGGCGATGACATGCTGCTGTTTTCGCCCTACTGGACGCCCATTCGCGACATGGTGACCGGAACGCAGGCCCGCGCCCTGTTGGTGCCTACCGCGACGGCGCGCCGCAACGGGCTTACAAAGACGCTTGAGGAGTTCGCCACTCCGCACACCAAAGCCATCTACTACAACACGCCGCAAAACCCCACAGGCATTGTATTTTCCCGGGCGGAAGCTGAAGAAGTCGCGGCCTTCGCCAAAAAACACAACCTGATTGTGATTGCCGATGAAGCCTACGAGGACCTGGTGTATGAAGGCGAACATGTTTCGATCGCATCGCTGCCCGGGATGGCGGAGCGCACCATTACTGCCTACACCTTTTCAAAGAGCTACGGAATGACCGGGTGGCGCATCGGCTACATCGTAGCCAGGGAGCCGTTCATGACCGGGCTGCGCAAGCTGGTGCTCTATTCGGCCAACGGCGTCTCCACGCCAACGCAGTGGGCCGCGCTGGAAGCGCTCTCTCTGCCACAGAGCTACTTCGATGACCGGCTGAAGGAATACCGCCAGCGGCGCGACCTGCTGGTCCGGGGACTCAATGCGTTAGGCCTGGAATGCGATCCACCTGCGGGTGCGTTCTATGCCATGCCGTCGATTACCAGGATCCACAGGGACAGCCGCAAGGCCGCTGCGTTGCTGCTGGAAAAGGCGCATGTGGCCACCATCCCCGGCGTGGTCTTCGGAGCGCAGGGCGAAGGCCATGTGCGTTTTGGCTACTCCGTTCCCTTGCCGGCGATTGAGGCTGGACTGGAGGCGTTGTCAAAATTCCTCAAATAA
- a CDS encoding HisA/HisF-related TIM barrel protein produces the protein MLIPSIDLMGGRIVQLVRGEKLKLAFDDFEYWIEKFSAYPIVQLIDLDAAMRQGDNAVLIEQIARRLPCQVGGGIATVERAKQLLAAGAKRVIFGSALFPAQINTALAQEIAGAIGMEQFVASIDTKAGRVAIRGWKEQAAITPDEAVLALSPFCGAFLYTHVDTEGTMQGFPLETARRLRALTDRQLIVAGGIREQAEIDALDQIGVDAVAGMAIYTGALAT, from the coding sequence ATGCTGATTCCTTCCATTGACCTGATGGGCGGCCGTATCGTCCAGCTTGTCCGCGGCGAAAAGCTGAAACTCGCCTTTGATGACTTCGAATACTGGATTGAGAAGTTTTCTGCCTACCCCATCGTGCAGCTGATTGACCTCGACGCAGCCATGCGCCAGGGCGACAACGCAGTGCTGATTGAGCAGATTGCTCGCCGCTTGCCCTGTCAGGTCGGCGGAGGCATCGCAACTGTGGAGCGCGCAAAGCAGTTGCTGGCAGCCGGTGCAAAGCGCGTCATTTTCGGTTCGGCCTTATTTCCGGCCCAGATCAACACTGCCCTCGCGCAGGAGATCGCAGGCGCCATTGGTATGGAGCAATTCGTAGCCAGCATTGATACCAAAGCGGGCCGCGTGGCGATCCGGGGATGGAAGGAACAGGCCGCCATCACCCCGGACGAGGCCGTGCTCGCCCTCTCGCCCTTTTGCGGCGCTTTTCTCTATACGCACGTGGACACGGAGGGCACCATGCAGGGCTTTCCCCTGGAAACGGCACGCCGCCTTCGTGCGCTCACCGACCGGCAGTTGATTGTCGCCGGAGGCATTCGCGAGCAGGCGGAAATCGATGCTCTGGACCAGATCGGAGTGGATGCGGTGGCCGGCATGGCCATCTATACGGGAGCGCTGGCTACCTGA
- the hisF gene encoding imidazole glycerol phosphate synthase subunit HisF — protein MLTKRIIACLDVDAGRVVKGVQFVDIVDAGDPAELARRHAEAGADEIVLLDITATHQGRGTLIETVRKTAKQIFVPFTVGGGIRSVDDAAAVFDAGADKVSINSAAIARPELIEEIGGRFGAQAVIVAIDARRAKESRDPVKGAEVFISGGRRPTGRNVIEWAREAESRGAGEILLTSMDADGTRSGFDCELTALVSEAVQIPVIASGGAGNAQHFADVLLQGKADAALAASIFHFGIADVRELKTEIARCGVPVRLPC, from the coding sequence GTGCTGACCAAACGCATCATCGCATGTCTGGACGTGGACGCGGGCCGCGTCGTCAAGGGCGTGCAGTTTGTGGACATTGTGGATGCAGGCGACCCTGCCGAACTGGCGCGCCGCCACGCCGAGGCGGGCGCTGATGAAATCGTGTTACTCGACATCACGGCCACGCACCAGGGCCGCGGTACTCTTATCGAAACAGTAAGAAAAACGGCGAAGCAGATTTTTGTGCCTTTCACGGTCGGTGGGGGCATCCGCAGCGTGGACGATGCTGCCGCTGTCTTTGACGCAGGCGCAGACAAGGTGAGCATCAATTCTGCCGCCATTGCGCGCCCTGAGTTGATTGAAGAAATCGGTGGGCGCTTCGGTGCCCAGGCCGTCATCGTGGCGATTGACGCGCGCCGCGCAAAGGAAAGCAGGGACCCGGTGAAAGGGGCCGAAGTATTCATCAGCGGCGGACGCAGGCCCACAGGCCGCAACGTCATCGAATGGGCGCGTGAGGCCGAATCGCGAGGTGCCGGGGAGATCCTGCTCACCTCAATGGATGCAGACGGGACCCGCTCCGGTTTTGACTGCGAGCTGACGGCGCTGGTCAGTGAGGCGGTGCAGATCCCCGTCATCGCTTCAGGCGGCGCAGGCAACGCGCAGCACTTTGCCGATGTGCTGCTTCAGGGCAAGGCCGATGCCGCCCTGGCGGCCAGCATCTTTCATTTCGGCATTGCCGATGTCCGCGAACTCAAAACAGAGATCGCCCGCTGCGGCGTTCCCGTGAGGCTGCCATGCTGA
- the hisH gene encoding imidazole glycerol phosphate synthase subunit HisH: MIAVVDYKAGNLTSVMKALHAAGADVRVTQDADGVLRAEKIVLPGVGHFAATEFLEKQGLRAAMQAQIAKGIPFLGICVGLQWLFEGSTESPQTLGLGLCKGQCERFSAGLKVPHVGWNALEVRPSRLLRGISSGTFVYYTHSYRAPLTNGTVAVTDYGGPFTAAVEIGNVMGVQFHPEKSGEAGLRILRNFVEL, translated from the coding sequence GTGATTGCTGTCGTAGACTACAAGGCCGGGAACCTCACCTCGGTGATGAAGGCCCTCCATGCCGCAGGGGCCGATGTTCGGGTGACGCAGGATGCGGATGGGGTGCTGCGCGCGGAAAAAATCGTCCTGCCCGGTGTGGGCCACTTTGCCGCCACGGAGTTTCTGGAAAAGCAAGGGCTGAGGGCCGCCATGCAGGCACAGATTGCCAAAGGGATACCGTTTCTCGGCATCTGCGTTGGTCTGCAATGGCTCTTTGAGGGCAGTACCGAATCGCCGCAGACCCTGGGCCTGGGCCTCTGCAAGGGCCAGTGTGAGCGCTTTTCCGCGGGGTTGAAGGTACCGCACGTGGGCTGGAATGCGCTTGAGGTCCGGCCCTCCCGCCTGCTGCGCGGCATTTCGTCCGGGACCTTCGTCTATTACACGCACTCCTACCGCGCTCCGCTCACAAATGGCACTGTAGCGGTTACAGATTACGGCGGCCCCTTTACCGCTGCGGTAGAAATCGGCAATGTGATGGGCGTGCAGTTCCATCCGGAAAAATCAGGAGAAGCGGGCCTGCGCATTCTCCGTAACTTTGTGGAGCTTTGA
- the hisB gene encoding imidazoleglycerol-phosphate dehydratase HisB has translation MSKKKRTAEIHRKTAETQIALRLTIEGAGRYKISTGIRFFDHMLELFARHGAFDLDLSCKGDLDVDQHHTVEDVGIALGEAFDRALGDKKGIMRAGYFLMTMDETLGIAAVDLSGRVASVIDTKVKTRLVGDLQSELVDDFFEGFARGARANVHLKTMYGRSNHHKVEALFKAFARALRFACMKDVQMGAVLPSTKGLL, from the coding sequence ATGAGCAAAAAGAAACGCACCGCAGAAATCCACCGCAAGACCGCTGAGACGCAGATTGCCCTTCGTCTTACCATCGAAGGCGCAGGCCGCTACAAAATCAGCACTGGCATTCGTTTCTTCGACCATATGCTTGAGCTTTTTGCACGCCACGGGGCATTTGATCTTGATCTCTCCTGCAAAGGCGACCTCGACGTAGACCAGCACCACACGGTCGAAGACGTGGGCATTGCATTAGGTGAGGCCTTTGATCGCGCCCTGGGCGACAAAAAGGGCATCATGCGTGCTGGTTATTTCCTGATGACCATGGACGAAACGCTGGGCATCGCCGCGGTAGACCTGAGCGGTCGCGTCGCCTCTGTGATTGACACAAAGGTGAAGACACGCCTGGTGGGAGACCTGCAATCGGAACTGGTGGACGATTTCTTTGAGGGTTTTGCCCGCGGCGCCCGGGCCAATGTTCATCTGAAGACGATGTATGGCCGCTCCAACCATCATAAAGTGGAAGCGCTTTTCAAGGCCTTTGCGCGCGCCCTGCGCTTTGCCTGCATGAAGGACGTTCAAATGGGCGCCGTGCTACCCAGCACAAAGGGGCTGCTGTGA
- the hisC gene encoding histidinol-phosphate transaminase translates to MPSEQEAPVAEGIKPRAAVLRTREYHPPLGSREGVRLDFNENTLACSPRVLEVLGRISRAELTKYPERGPAEKLVAAHLGVMPDQVLLTNGVDEAIHVLCQTYLDAGDEFLLPVPTYSMYEVYGSSTDARMVFVPAAADFAFPEEELFRRITSVTKMIALANPNSPTGKSVPRGTILRLLERAPQAMVLVDEAYYHFYGETVLDLVGRAPNLVVTRTFSKAYGLAGLRLGALIASHEQMQWLRRMISPYSVNGLALACLPAALEDHAYLEWYVAQVREGRALFTAALDRLGLPYWPSQANFVLTKIGARHREFVAAMRRRDVLVRDRSTDPGCEGCVRITIGVLEHTRKGIAALEESLAEIGWKA, encoded by the coding sequence ATGCCATCCGAGCAAGAGGCGCCCGTGGCTGAGGGAATCAAGCCGCGCGCCGCCGTCCTGCGCACCAGGGAGTATCACCCGCCGCTGGGCTCGCGCGAAGGCGTGCGCCTGGACTTCAACGAGAACACGCTTGCCTGTTCCCCGCGCGTGCTGGAAGTACTTGGCAGGATCTCCCGCGCCGAACTCACCAAATATCCCGAGCGCGGACCCGCAGAAAAACTGGTGGCCGCGCACCTCGGCGTGATGCCAGACCAGGTCCTGCTCACCAACGGTGTGGACGAAGCCATTCATGTCCTCTGCCAGACCTACCTCGATGCGGGCGATGAGTTTCTCCTTCCGGTGCCGACGTATTCCATGTATGAGGTCTACGGTTCCTCCACCGATGCCAGGATGGTCTTTGTTCCGGCCGCTGCGGACTTTGCTTTCCCAGAGGAGGAACTTTTCCGCCGCATTACTTCCGTAACGAAGATGATTGCCCTGGCCAACCCCAACAGCCCTACCGGGAAAAGTGTTCCACGTGGAACAATTCTCCGTCTGCTGGAGCGGGCCCCGCAGGCCATGGTCCTGGTCGATGAGGCCTACTACCATTTCTATGGTGAGACGGTGCTGGACCTGGTGGGCCGCGCCCCGAACCTTGTTGTAACACGCACATTCTCCAAGGCTTACGGGCTGGCTGGACTACGCCTGGGAGCACTCATTGCCAGCCACGAGCAGATGCAATGGCTCCGCCGCATGATTTCGCCTTACAGCGTAAACGGGTTGGCGCTTGCGTGCCTGCCTGCCGCGCTGGAAGACCATGCTTATCTGGAGTGGTATGTGGCCCAGGTACGGGAGGGTCGCGCCCTGTTTACTGCGGCCCTGGACCGACTGGGTCTGCCCTACTGGCCTTCGCAGGCAAACTTCGTACTCACAAAGATAGGCGCCAGGCACCGGGAATTCGTCGCTGCCATGCGTCGACGCGATGTTTTGGTGCGCGACCGCTCGACGGACCCCGGCTGCGAAGGCTGCGTACGGATTACCATCGGCGTACTCGAACATACACGCAAAGGCATCGCAGCGCTCGAAGAATCGCTGGCTGAGATCGGATGGAAGGCATGA
- the hisD gene encoding histidinol dehydrogenase codes for MRIVYTKGRDRLVQQLVERRNSVEEHAVPVARRILAAVRKGGDAALRRYAARLDGITEQSQLRISEQELQQAWDEVSPAFRAALKTAASHIRRFAQKQLPREWSFEQVRGLTVGQRIRPLTAVGCYVPSGRYPLPSTLLMTAIPAQVAGVERIAVVSPRPAKETLAAAAFLGLREFYRIGGAQAVAALAYGTESIPRVEKIVGPGNAYVAAAKKLVSSDCAIDMPAGPTEIVITSEGGDPVLFATDLIAQAEHDPDALAILITTKKELAKQVSAEVKQRVRSNPIAAKAMQANGVIFVTESVAEARALTNSLAPEHLTVDSERDLEWVRNAGSVFIGRHSAQPMGDYISGPNHTLPTGGLARLRGGLSVQDFVKIITVQKYDRKALLTLGPRAITLAEAEGLKGHADAIRARGARG; via the coding sequence ATGCGCATCGTGTACACCAAAGGACGCGACAGGCTGGTCCAACAGCTTGTGGAACGCCGGAACAGTGTGGAAGAACACGCTGTTCCGGTGGCCCGCCGCATCCTCGCGGCCGTCCGCAAAGGTGGAGACGCTGCCCTTCGCCGTTATGCGGCCCGCCTGGATGGCATTACGGAACAATCACAGTTACGAATTTCCGAGCAGGAACTGCAGCAGGCCTGGGACGAAGTCTCGCCTGCCTTCCGCGCGGCCCTGAAGACGGCCGCAAGCCATATCCGCCGCTTTGCGCAGAAGCAATTACCCAGAGAGTGGAGCTTCGAGCAGGTCCGCGGTCTCACCGTAGGCCAGAGGATACGTCCTCTGACCGCGGTAGGCTGCTATGTCCCCAGTGGGCGCTATCCGCTGCCCTCGACCCTTCTGATGACCGCCATCCCCGCGCAGGTGGCAGGCGTCGAGCGCATTGCCGTGGTTTCTCCAAGGCCGGCCAAGGAAACACTGGCCGCAGCGGCCTTCCTTGGCCTCCGGGAGTTTTACCGTATCGGCGGGGCCCAGGCTGTTGCTGCCCTGGCTTATGGAACAGAAAGCATTCCCCGCGTTGAAAAGATCGTTGGCCCCGGCAATGCTTATGTTGCTGCGGCAAAGAAGCTCGTTTCTTCTGATTGCGCCATAGACATGCCCGCCGGACCGACCGAGATCGTCATTACCAGCGAAGGCGGCGACCCGGTATTGTTTGCCACCGACCTCATCGCCCAGGCCGAGCACGACCCCGACGCGCTGGCGATTTTGATTACAACCAAGAAAGAACTGGCAAAGCAGGTCAGCGCGGAAGTCAAACAGCGCGTGCGGAGCAATCCCATCGCGGCAAAGGCCATGCAGGCCAACGGTGTCATATTTGTAACCGAATCAGTGGCAGAAGCGCGGGCCCTGACCAACAGTCTCGCTCCGGAACATCTCACGGTCGATTCGGAGCGCGATCTGGAGTGGGTCCGGAATGCGGGTTCGGTCTTTATCGGGCGCCATTCGGCGCAGCCGATGGGAGACTATATCTCCGGGCCTAACCACACTCTGCCGACTGGTGGCCTGGCGCGCTTGCGCGGCGGCCTGAGTGTTCAGGATTTTGTAAAGATCATCACCGTGCAGAAGTATGACCGCAAGGCCCTGCTCACCCTGGGGCCCCGGGCCATCACACTGGCGGAAGCCGAAGGATTAAAGGGACATGCAGATGCCATCCGAGCAAGAGGCGCCCGTGGCTGA
- the hisG gene encoding ATP phosphoribosyltransferase: MANKLKLGIPKGSLQDATIALFQRAGWNIYASGRSYFPAIDDPEIECTLVRAQEMARYVDHGALDAGLTGIDWVVESGREVKSIINLTYAKQSRQKVRWVLAVPDDSPYQKAEDLAGKIIATELVEVTRKYFAEKNVPVKVEFSWGATEVKPPTLADAIVEVTETGSSLRANRLRIIDTVMESETHLIANPRSYEDPWKKEKIDNIALMLRGAIAAQGQVGLMMNVQKTDLANVLSVLPALTSPTVSALSDPAWVAVNTILEESVVRDVLPRLKAANATGIVEYPLNKVVL, encoded by the coding sequence ATGGCAAACAAACTCAAGCTCGGAATTCCCAAAGGCAGCCTGCAGGATGCCACCATTGCCCTTTTCCAACGTGCCGGCTGGAACATCTATGCGAGCGGGCGCTCCTATTTTCCCGCCATTGATGATCCGGAAATCGAATGCACCCTCGTCCGCGCGCAGGAGATGGCCCGCTACGTGGACCACGGCGCGCTCGATGCCGGACTCACCGGAATTGACTGGGTCGTCGAAAGCGGCCGCGAGGTGAAAAGCATCATCAACCTCACCTATGCCAAGCAGAGCCGCCAGAAAGTGCGCTGGGTCCTGGCCGTGCCCGATGATTCGCCTTACCAGAAGGCCGAAGACCTCGCTGGCAAAATCATTGCCACGGAGCTGGTCGAGGTCACCAGAAAATACTTTGCCGAGAAAAACGTCCCGGTCAAGGTCGAATTCAGCTGGGGCGCGACCGAGGTCAAGCCGCCCACCCTGGCCGATGCCATCGTCGAAGTCACTGAGACCGGAAGCTCACTGCGCGCCAACCGCCTCCGCATCATTGACACCGTGATGGAAAGCGAGACCCACCTCATTGCCAATCCGCGGAGCTATGAAGACCCCTGGAAAAAAGAGAAGATTGACAATATCGCGCTCATGCTGCGTGGTGCCATCGCCGCCCAGGGACAGGTCGGTCTGATGATGAACGTCCAGAAGACCGACCTGGCGAACGTCCTCTCCGTGTTGCCCGCGTTGACCTCGCCCACGGTCTCGGCGCTCAGCGACCCCGCCTGGGTCGCAGTCAACACCATTCTGGAAGAGAGCGTCGTGCGCGATGTGCTGCCTCGCCTCAAGGCCGCCAACGCCACTGGCATCGTGGAATATCCGCTGAACAAGGTGGTCCTGTAA
- the hisI gene encoding phosphoribosyl-AMP cyclohydrolase: MSDTSIDFAKMDGLAPAIVQDAKTGQVLMVGFQNEASFQKTLETGFVTFWSRTRQKLWMKGETSGNRLRVVEAATDCDRDTLLYRVEVEGDGLVCHEGTVSCFTRPIAVNAAQEVR; encoded by the coding sequence ATGTCTGACACAAGCATTGATTTTGCCAAGATGGACGGTCTGGCCCCCGCAATCGTGCAGGACGCAAAGACCGGGCAGGTTCTGATGGTCGGCTTCCAGAATGAAGCCAGCTTTCAGAAGACCCTCGAAACCGGCTTCGTTACATTCTGGAGCCGGACCCGCCAGAAGCTCTGGATGAAAGGTGAAACCAGCGGCAACCGCCTTCGCGTCGTCGAGGCCGCTACAGACTGCGACCGCGATACCTTGCTCTACCGTGTGGAAGTGGAGGGCGACGGCCTGGTCTGCCACGAAGGCACCGTAAGCTGCTTCACTCGGCCCATTGCAGTCAATGCTGCCCAGGAGGTCCGCTGA